CGTGAAGACGCTGGTCTTCCGCGTGATACCCGACGAGTCGACACGGCTGGCCGCGTTGAAGCGGGGCGAGGTCGACATCGCCTACAGCATCACGGGGCCGCTGGCGGAGGAGCTCAAGCGCACGCCCGGCTTGACGCTGGCGCCCACCTTCTTCCCGTTCACGATCTGGATGGTCTTCACCGAGCAGTGGGATGCCAAGTCGCCCTGGTACGACAAACGGGTACGGCTGGCCGCGAATCTCGCCGTCGACCGCCAGGGCATCAACCAGGCCGTCTACCTCGGCTATTCCAAGCTCGCCTACAGCTTCGTGCCCCAGGGCATGGAGTACTTCTGGGCGCCGCCGCCGTACCCGTACGATCCGAAGCGCGCCAAGCAGCTCCTCTCAGAGGCCGGCTACCCCAACGGCTTCGACGCGGGCGAGCTATCCGGCGACATGATCTACGGCACCGCCATCGGCGAGCCGGTGGTCAACTATCTCCAGGCCGTGGGCATCCGCATCAAGCTCCGCCCGCTCGAGCGCGCGGCCTTCTACCAGGAGCTCGCCGACAAGAAGCTCCGCTTCGTCGTCCAGAACGGCAGCGGCGCGCCCGGGAACGCTCCCACGCGCATCGAGGTCAACGCGGTGACGGGCGGCCGCTACGCCTACGGGGCTTACCCAGACATCGACGGGCTCTTCTCCGAGCAGGCGAACGAGATGAACCCGCGGGTGCGGCGGCAGCTCCTCGACAAGATCCAGCAGATGATCCACGAGCGCGTGATGTTCGGCCCGGTGATCGAGCCGGCCTTCCTCAACGGCGTGGGCGCGCGCCCGGCCGTCCACGGCCTCGGCCTGATCGCGAACCACGCCTACTCGGCGCCCTACGAAGATCTCAAGCTCAACGGAAAGTAAGAGGCGGCACATG
The nucleotide sequence above comes from Candidatus Methylomirabilota bacterium. Encoded proteins:
- a CDS encoding ABC transporter substrate-binding protein, with protein sequence FDPAETPGIITPFMVLYALHDALVKPMPGNAMAPSLAESWTMSKYGLTYEFALRKGVKFHNGDVVTAEDVKFSFERYRGASAADLKAKVARVEVVDPYRVRFTLKRPWPDFMIFYATPATGAAWIVPKKYVEKVGDDGFKKAPVGAGPYRFVSFKPGVELVLEAFDGYWRKTPGVKTLVFRVIPDESTRLAALKRGEVDIAYSITGPLAEELKRTPGLTLAPTFFPFTIWMVFTEQWDAKSPWYDKRVRLAANLAVDRQGINQAVYLGYSKLAYSFVPQGMEYFWAPPPYPYDPKRAKQLLSEAGYPNGFDAGELSGDMIYGTAIGEPVVNYLQAVGIRIKLRPLERAAFYQELADKKLRFVVQNGSGAPGNAPTRIEVNAVTGGRYAYGAYPDIDGLFSEQANEMNPRVRRQLLDKIQQMIHERVMFGPVIEPAFLNGVGARPAVHGLGLIANHAYSAPYEDLKLNGK